The Elaeis guineensis isolate ETL-2024a chromosome 5, EG11, whole genome shotgun sequence DNA segment ATCTTCTAAGGGTCAAATATTGCGAATGGTATGATTCACTCAAATCCTGTCAGATTACTAATCATTATTTGAGTTACCAATCTGCAGGATGAGCAAACTGTGTAAAAAGCCAAATTCCAcatgaacacaaaaaaaaaaagtcttccaCAGAAAATCTCTTTAATCTGGAAATTGTCCTTTCTCACCCCCTCCGAATCCTCTCCATTCTCTATGGGAAATTATGCCCTCTTTGCTCCATCCTTAAGGCACCGCCCAACCTCGGTCGGTGCTTGTTCCTGTCAAAAAGCTAGCTCCAACCTCACCTCTCCTTTCAACCTTGGCTTTAGCATTGCCAACCTCATCATTGACAGCAATGTCCCTTCTGCCTCCCCTGCCACCCCACTTACACAGCCATCACCACCAACCACCCcacctccacctcctcctcctcctctcctcccccTACCTATCCCACCTAGGCCACTACCTGATTATCACCACCATCCATCTCCCTCTCGCAACTCAACTGCTGCCTAACCACCACCAGCAGCAtcagctcctcctcctcccttccaAATTGGGCCACAGTCGAACTAATACCCACCACTATTATGGCTACTGCTTGACCCCAACCTCCCGCTCCTCACATGTGCTCCCTGCAGACATATGGTCAATTGAACTCCCTCGCTGGTTAAGGCTCTGCTAAAGGAACAAGCAGAATTGGGAAGCAAGGGAAAAAACATCTTTCCATTTGTCCAAATGCAgcccaaaattataaattagggaTTTCCTTCAAGGCTTCAACCATGGGATTCATGAAAGCATTCCTCCAAGATGCTACCTAGTTTCCTATTCGAATGAGAAACTGTGGGAGGTTTCTCCAAGATACCCAAACAGGTCATCAGCGCATTTTTTTCAGGACctgaatttcaaaaataaatagtTGGTTACTGGAAATTGAACCAGCATGTCAAATTGCAAGAATTTTATCTTGACCAGAATAAGTCAATTTCTTCACTTGATTTTATGCCAATCAGCTCAAGCTACATTTTTATATAAGGAAAATCATGAGATTTCCTGGGTATGCTATGGTTGATTTAGATGTAGTTTATTAAATACTTAAGCATTGAACGGCATTTTACTTTTACCCCAGATTAAGTCATTTTTATCAATCAATCTTGTGAAAAcaagatcaaattgcacggtgaAGCATTTATGCTCATAAGGTTTTGCAGTTTTGAGCGTCTAAATGCAAGATCTATAACAAGAAAGGTAACTGCTAGGCCTATTACCCTAGATCAGCATGACATGAAAATTGTATCACATGAGGCAAATAGAGGTGCACAAGTTGCATTGAATCACATTATGCTTCACAGTTTAATGCATCAACTCTAAGAACTAGATGGATGCACTTCAGCAATGATACAATACATTAATTTCCTTAAACAGATTAACTTGGCTAAACACCTGCTAGAATGAAAAGGGAGCACACATGAGACAGTCGaacaagatccaatcttccaacaACAAAACTAGAAGATACCAATGTATAAACATAAGAACCCTATTGAGATACACTACCATGATCTATAGGTACTTCATAGTGATAATAAATTCCCTCTACTTAAGAAGCACACTTAGATATGGTGATAAACCTGGAACTTCTCATCTTCCTAACTAGGATTGTCAGATATACATTTGGAATTTCTAATATGACCATGCAAACTCCAACATAAGAAGCATTTTGTTTATAATAAGAGTTTATTCAATCCTCTTGTCCTCCACATACTCATGAACAACCAACAATAGCCCATGATTTTCTGGAGTCACTACGTTTATCAAATTTTAGGTTATATCACTTGTCATGATTTCATCCAGTAAGTCTTCTATACAGTAAACTTAGACCTTGAAAGACCTTAATACAGTTGTTCCTTAACGTGATGCAAACTGAGTCTAGATTAAATAAGAGGTATTCAAAAAGACTGACATACTAAAACTGAGGGAATTTTTTGTGTTATGTTTATAACTGACAGAAGACTGATCCGTAAATTTGCTTATTGTAGTAAAAAGAACAAACAGAGGTAAATGTTAACAGACCATACAATGGGGTTACATTAGTTTCCTGAAGCAAATAACAAACCTGTGGCTAATTCACGTGGAGATAATTTTCCGTGGGAACAAGCAGTAAGAGCAGCATCAACCACAAAAGGAACAGCTTCCATGATGTCCCAGGCAGGCAGCTTAGGCCTAACAGAGCTATCATCACTTCCAGGTCCAGAAGAACTACTTAAACTACTACTTCCAGATGTTCCAGAACCTATGGACTGATTAGTTCCCCTTTTGATCTTCTTAAACATCATGTTAAGAAGAGCATCTACATTTTGATGAACTGGAGTACCATGAACAAGCCCAGAAAGAGTTGATGCTAAACAAGCCTGATGCTGTCGGTACCAAATTTTCAACTTAGGAAATGAATCAACAAATATGGGATGCATGGATGATGAGCTTATACTTGCAGGCAGTCGTCTCTCGCTGTTTCGGTTCTTGGTCACATTGCTAGGTGATAGTATCTTAGCATTACGCAGAAGTAGAAGGTATTCAGGAGTTAGCTGTGACCCAACTGGAGCACCATCCCCCATTATACAATATTCAAGCGGTGGATGATTAAACTTCCACAATCTCAAGAGAAGAATAAATGCATTTGAGAAGACTGAATGGGCAGTAATTTCTTCTCCTGTTGAAAGGGTCCACGAGACATTAGGAACACAAGATCCGAAAACTTCGCATATTGCCATCAGTGCACCTGCAAGTTCGGGAACCTGGAAGTCAATGTGTATATGAATCAGAAATTTGGCAAATGTTATGCTTTAATGTCACATAATCAAGAGGTCCCGAAGAAATAATTTAAGCCTACCAGGCCATGGAATGAGAAGACTTGAACACAATCAACACATGATATCCCTGTAAGAACAACATTAAGCATTGGACTGTGGCTTATTAAATGGCTTTCACTCCCACAATAATCAACAGGAACGGGAGGTGAGAGCAGCTTCACAACAAAGCGGACAGTATGTTCCTACAACATACAGGAAAGTAATTGTTGACGAAACTATCTGATAATACAGTAAACATGAGAAAGTAGCAAGGATTGAAGTATCGCATGCTAATGGCATGCCATCCTGGCTTGCCACAGTTAATACTGTGCAATATGAAGTGATGCTAGTGCTTGGCAAACATGGCATGCATTGGCACACAGCATGTCAGGTACATGCATGCGGCTGGTACTCAGGCAGGGCCATGTGCCAGCAAGGCATAATTATGGTGTGAATCATTCCATGCCATGCCATGCCATGCTGACCAGCACTTAAATCCAAGGGCAGTAAGCCAGGAAAAAAAGATGAAGACATGTTATAGTAATATATATACGAATTACCAATTTGTAGGGGAAGATGAAATTCAGAAAAGCAACAGAAAAAGACTCATGCCaagaaaaaattatcattaattaCCTGAATATTCCATCCACGAATAAGAGAAGCTCCACATAGAATGGTGGCAGCAGATACCTTGTCATCATCTGATCCACTGATTGTAATTTCAAATATCTTCTCAAGCTCTGCTAAACTTCCATCAAATTCATGAACTCAATTCAGTAGTTTATCCCAGGCAATTTTACAAAAAGAGCATCTTACATCCTGGCTTCAGGAAGAAATAAGATTTATCTGAAGACCAGGAGTTTAAAATTCACGATTGATTGGATGATAGAGGGAtagaggggagagagaaagaggaggggagagagagagagatggaccgAAGAATACAATCATGTATTCAGATTAGATCCATAATACCCGCCTACTTGGCATACATGacatgaaattcaagtacaagttCCTAGCTGAAGAATATTTTATGTCAGGGTATCAACATGGACCAAGATGCACTGCTTAACTAGcatgtcatttttttttctcttttttgaaacATTAGGATTCATGAAAGGGTATGCAAGGTAACTGCAGCTGGGCGGTGTGGGGAATCCTCGTCATAAGAACACTTAAATGGCATATCTGAAGACCATGTTCCTTGATACTTATCTTTTTAATACTTAAATGAAAAACCAAAGGACTCAAAAATTCAACCATGACAAAACATTTTAGGATTCTCCGAAATGTAACATGCTTCACAATGATGTGTGTTGTCATATACAATCAGAGAAATAGCATAagttatattttatatttgaagATCCTACACACCTTGAAGCGGGAGTTGCTGCCAAAGCATTGATCATCGATGTGGTTAGAGGTGCACCATTCATCAATGCAGACCATCCAGGCACTTGGGTAGGCATAGTAGGAGGTATTTGGTTGATCTGTCCGTTGACGTACCCTGGCCAATAATATGCTGATGTCTCCAATAAATTTCGAGAAATACAAGCCTCGACGATCAAATGCCACATATTTCCAGCTGAAATAAGATTtgaagaattttttaaaaaaatcaataatcTTTGTTATACTAATCAATAATCTTTCTCATACTATTAAGTACAGAAGCCTACCAAGCTAATGAAGAAACAAATATGATGTAGATATTTTAGACAAATAAACAAgagaaaaatgatattaaaaacaaAATTCAAATTTACACCATACTGAAAGTATAACTTACTACAGTTTATTGTTTTGTCATGCAGGTTAATGCTCTCAAGATACCCATTCCCAACTGGTAGGCCTGAAACAGACATCATAGCTTTTGCTGCAGCCTGATTAGCTGCAGAGATAACAGATGGAGGAGGAACCAGCAAGCTCTCATAATCACCCAGTACCTGTAAACTGGAGACCAACTCTTTACGGCGCTTTCCGCCTACTGCTTTGTCGCTCCATTGATTATTGTTTTCTGCTTCATCAATTAAACTAACTTCTTCTTCCTCAATAATATCAGCGATTGAAAGTGTTGTAATAGACAGTAACATGCACAATCGTGTGTCAAGGTGAGGTACTGGACCCTCATGAGGTTCTCTTTCCTATTTGTGAGGAAAAGGATAGAAATAGTATATTTATTACGGTTTTTTATTTCGATATCAAAACTATGCACAGGAACTTTGGACATCAACCCAAGTGAGCTACAGGTTCTTACCCTCTGCACAAGACGAAGAGAAGCCATCCAAAGGCCTAAAAAAGCATCATGCCAGCTCGTACCATTAGCAGCTTGGAGAGCTTTGACCAAACCTGCAATAGAACCATTTAATAGTGAAAAGATATGACAAGAAATTCCAGGAATTAGTGACTAACCAGCAAAGAATGTCAAAGCATGAGGAGAATCTGATCATGGCATATAGGGGCATCCTTTTACCACTAAGAATTTCAATGGCATTTGTTGCTGCAACTGATAAATCAATGCAGTCCTCAAGATACAGATCTATAGGAATCCAGAGTGCAGAATGGCTAAACCCATGACAGTAACCACCAGGATATTTTAGGGATCCAGAAGAAATAAGGGTGCAGAATTCTTGGTGCCGACTAAGTTTGCATTGTCTGCCAAATTTGTTGCAATTATCCAGTACCAATCGCTGCACTGCTTCTACAGTTATTGTAGAATTCCACAATGCTGATGAGTTGGTCGCAAGCAAGGATAAGCTTTGAGTGAAAACTCCCCAATGAGAGGGCCTAAAACATTGTATGGATGCAACCAATTGAATATCATGGAAGCCAAACTTACAGTTTTGGAAAAAGAAGATCCACTGAAATAAGATTATCCAGAAAAGATTcattcaaataaaatatcaactgaaATTATCGAACTTTTAAGCACACATCACAGCAGTGATTATTGTTGATAGAATTAAGGCACCACATAGCTCAAGAGAACTAGACTACATAATATGATATGCCCCCTATCATGTCAGCTCATTACAGGCACAACTACAGGATGCAATACTCAGATCCCTGGTCTAGACCATTGAATCATTGATCACATCAAACCAGTCCcaaatcaaaatatttctaaacagAAGAACAGGTAAATACTATCATGAAATGAATTAACTCATGACAATTACTAGCTTAATCTTTTAGCTAACTTTTGCCACCTATAATGACTcactaaaatttatcataatgaTGTTGGCTCGAAGCTAGATTTCAAACGCATGACTACACAATGCTTCGTGACTAAATAAGTGTTCACTGAGTTATTAATAGTCATCTTAAATTAGGATGAGTTTTGCAAGTGATGACTTCAAGGATAGTTGTCCAGTGCATTTCAATTCATATTAATGATTCCTTCCAATGAAACCATGTTGGCATTATGAGTTGAAATTTCTTTTTGGACAGTGCTGACAACATTGTTAACCCACCAGACTGAAAAGGCTTGGTTCCCATGGTTATGACTTAACATTTATTCTTGTGCATGTTCTCATATAGATTTTGAACTGCCTTCCTCAAAACCCTCCATGTCAGCAGAACTCTCTTCCAACTTATATTTTCCACTATAAAACTGATCCAAAAAAATAGCTCTAAGCATCAATGAAGAACATCCTCTTCTTCGTGTCATTCTACTTTCCAGTGATGTAGACACTAATCTATGATCAAAGAGAAGGATAGTCTTGCATGAACCTTTCATTCCTCAACTCTGTTATATACGTCACAGACTCCACCATCAGTAGTTGGGGACAATTATTTTTGGGTCTCCCATGTGTCAGACCACACTGCATTATGATAAGAACTGAGAAATACAATTTTTCCATGTATAGATCACAACAAATAACAAAGAATGAAAGTCACCAGATGTCATGTGTCATCATTGTGGTCTACTATTTCAAGTCATACAAGCCAATATTTCCCCATCACATGATACTGACCCAGCAATTACCCACTTGGTCAGTCATCATTTCCCTACTCTCTCATGTACGATCAATAAATCTCCCTAACAGATTCCAAACATTCATTTTATTCCTGTTCTCATATCATGTATGCCTACAAATATGGACATGCATGCTAAGACATGCCCAATACCAACTACATATTAGTGGCCTTTGAAATATGCTGCATAAGTATGTAGCAATCGATGACAGAAAGCAATAGATAAAcatcacatgtatgcatgcatgcatacatacacatatctctctctctctctctctctctctctctctctctctctctctctctgtgtgtgcatGTATTTATGTATGCATTTTGTATATGTACCTGTAGTTCACACTTTTAAACCTGATATAATCTATTAAATGCATACTCAAATCAAGCGTGCTAGATATAAATAAAGATAGAAAGTTCATACATGTTTCCACATGCCAAGGAAAGCAGACTGGAAGTTACTTTGTGCTGCAGGAAATGCACAATGAGTTCGATAGCCATTACACTATTTATTTTCTGTAGCTTCTCATTATGCTCgtttcttttttcatcacaaatgcctTCTCCATCTATCTCCATATCCTGTGGcctagctgcccatttggatttCTTATCTGGGATCAATTCCAGCAACCCTTCATCATCTAATGTTGCATCAAGTAACTGCCACACAACGAAAAAAACATATTCAACAACCAGAACCCCTGGTTCACATGCTTGGATGCCAAATGTTCGGGAAAGATGAAGAACATCATCTATTGATGCCATGATCCTGCATTGCAAATAAAAAGCTCCACCAGTTTATTTCATTCTGTAGTAGGTGAAGTTTCGTCGCAACAAATTGAAGTAACAAATGAGTAAAACATAGTGAATATAGGGGGTTGTGGACAATAATTATGAACCAAATCATgataaatgcaaaaaaaaaacaacaaaagcACAGTGATTAAAGATGTAGAGGTAATGAAGATGCTATAAGAGGTTGCGAGAAAGTATTGTTGGTTCATTGCTCATAAGAAAGATGAGAAGTACAAATAGAAAATCAACTGCACAAGATTCAACCATATAAAGACAACAAAAAGAAAatcctgtattttttttctttgtttataAAAAAACTCAACATTGATAATGTCAAACAAGAATTTTGCACACAAGCATCATTAGGTACAAAGAGTTAAGCCAGCAGTATGCATTCAGAAAGGATGGCAGATGATCTCAGACTACTGTGGTCAAAGCAACCTGAGAAAAATTTAAAGTTCCACACTACACACTCTCAGCATGGTTTTCCACTTCTCTCCTTCATCTTAATGCCACAATTGTTGAAACTCATCTTCAATTGCAGATCCCTAAAGCATAATCTTATTGGGCAACTGTTTTCACTCCCAACTTTCTTTTGGGTCCAATTAATGTGATCTTATTTTTGAGATATGTATAATATTCTTTGTTCTTAATAGAATCACAAAGAGAAGGATTCAAAACAATGAAAGTATATAGCCCCAAACCTGATGCAAGTGCCAGGTGCCAGGCAAACATCTCATTCAGTACACCATTTGACCTACCAGCAGTGCAGCCCCTCAATGCACTCAAAGTAGGAATTAGGAAACATAATGAATGATATCAATTTTACTTGAAAAATATTAATCCAATTTTCTACACAGATGATTATGTTTAAAAGTGTGAAGACCTCTGTAAAGTGGACTCAAAGGTTGGTCGGCATTGCATGGCATAGCATGTATGATGCCATAGCCTATGTGGCATGTGCACAATAACGTGACAGTTGTTGGCATGCTACTGTGCCAATGTACGCCAAGCAGTGGCATGGAGCAGCAGAACACGTTACATGTGGTGACAATGCTAGGTCAGGGCCAATATTTTGATCCTTGCCTCTATATATGAACTTTGACATGGTTCTAGTCTCAGAATAATCAATCATGAGAATGCTTTTTGTAGGAAGATCAAATAGGTATGCCTTTGTAAAGGCATTATAAAACATCCAACAAGTAGCCCAAATTTAAAACTGTAAAAAGACTACCTTTATGATATCAATATACAATGCTCAACAAGATAATCTATAAATCTTGCATATATTGGGCGGTGATCAATTTGAGCAATTGTATGTGACATATCCACAGAATCATTTGATAATGTTGACATATGAATATGTAGGCACTGAGTCG contains these protein-coding regions:
- the LOC105045383 gene encoding mediator of RNA polymerase II transcription subunit 33A isoform X1, translated to MSPPRRGTGSTSELMAVAEAAGLPWDGVAELTKAAQEKGCDPTVWVAHVSSALAAAGAPRPSPELSHLLVSHLCWANNVPLAWKYVERALAANLASPMLLLALLSTRVIPSRHSRPAAYRLYMELVRRHAFSFASQINGSNFKKIMASIDDVLHLSRTFGIQACEPGVLVVEYVFFVVWQLLDATLDDEGLLELIPDKKSKWAARPQDMEIDGEGICDEKRNEHNEKLQKINSVMAIELIVHFLQHKVTSSLLSLACGNMPSHWGVFTQSLSLLATNSSALWNSTITVEAVQRLVLDNCNKFGRQCKLSRHQEFCTLISSGSLKYPGGYCHGFSHSALWIPIDLYLEDCIDLSVAATNAIEILSGLVKALQAANGTSWHDAFLGLWMASLRLVQREREPHEGPVPHLDTRLCMLLSITTLSIADIIEEEEVSLIDEAENNNQWSDKAVGGKRRKELVSSLQVLGDYESLLVPPPSVISAANQAAAKAMMSVSGLPVGNGYLESINLHDKTINCTGNMWHLIVEACISRNLLETSAYYWPGYVNGQINQIPPTMPTQVPGWSALMNGAPLTTSMINALAATPASSLAELEKIFEITISGSDDDKVSAATILCGASLIRGWNIQEHTVRFVVKLLSPPVPVDYCGSESHLISHSPMLNVVLTGISCVDCVQVFSFHGLVPELAGALMAICEVFGSCVPNVSWTLSTGEEITAHSVFSNAFILLLRLWKFNHPPLEYCIMGDGAPVGSQLTPEYLLLLRNAKILSPSNVTKNRNSERRLPASISSSSMHPIFVDSFPKLKIWYRQHQACLASTLSGLVHGTPVHQNVDALLNMMFKKIKRGTNQSIGSGTSGSSSLSSSSGPGSDDSSVRPKLPAWDIMEAVPFVVDAALTACSHGKLSPRELATGLKDLADFLPASLATIVSYFSAEVTRGVWKPAFMNGTDWPSPAANLSTVEENIKKIVAATGVDVPSLVAGGSFPAALPLPLAAFVSLTITYKLDKASERFLNLAGPALESLAASCPWPSMPIVAALWTQKVKRWTDFLTFSASRTVFHHNNDAVVQLLRSCFTATLGLSSSPISSNGGVGGLLGHGFGSHFTGGLSPVAPGVLYLRVYRCIKDIVLLTEEILSLLMLSVKEIAVSIVSKERSDKLKKTKYGMRYGQVSLASAMKRVEVAAALGATLVWLSGGSGLIQSLIQEMLPSWFLSVHDLDQEGGTGGIVYKLGGYALAYFAVLSGMFAWGINSTPVSKRRPRVIESHMEFIASALDGKISLGCDWALWRAYVSGFLGLVVECAPCWVLEVELEVLKRLSRGLRQWSEEDLALALLQMGKVEAMGAAAEMILANE
- the LOC105045383 gene encoding mediator of RNA polymerase II transcription subunit 33A isoform X2, whose product is MSPPRRGTGSTSELMAVAEAAGLPWDGVAELTKAAQEKGCDPTVWVAHVSSALAAAGAPRPSPELSHLLVSHLCWANNVPLAWKYVERALAANLASPMLLLALLSTRIMASIDDVLHLSRTFGIQACEPGVLVVEYVFFVVWQLLDATLDDEGLLELIPDKKSKWAARPQDMEIDGEGICDEKRNEHNEKLQKINSVMAIELIVHFLQHKVTSSLLSLACGNMPSHWGVFTQSLSLLATNSSALWNSTITVEAVQRLVLDNCNKFGRQCKLSRHQEFCTLISSGSLKYPGGYCHGFSHSALWIPIDLYLEDCIDLSVAATNAIEILSGLVKALQAANGTSWHDAFLGLWMASLRLVQREREPHEGPVPHLDTRLCMLLSITTLSIADIIEEEEVSLIDEAENNNQWSDKAVGGKRRKELVSSLQVLGDYESLLVPPPSVISAANQAAAKAMMSVSGLPVGNGYLESINLHDKTINCTGNMWHLIVEACISRNLLETSAYYWPGYVNGQINQIPPTMPTQVPGWSALMNGAPLTTSMINALAATPASSLAELEKIFEITISGSDDDKVSAATILCGASLIRGWNIQEHTVRFVVKLLSPPVPVDYCGSESHLISHSPMLNVVLTGISCVDCVQVFSFHGLVPELAGALMAICEVFGSCVPNVSWTLSTGEEITAHSVFSNAFILLLRLWKFNHPPLEYCIMGDGAPVGSQLTPEYLLLLRNAKILSPSNVTKNRNSERRLPASISSSSMHPIFVDSFPKLKIWYRQHQACLASTLSGLVHGTPVHQNVDALLNMMFKKIKRGTNQSIGSGTSGSSSLSSSSGPGSDDSSVRPKLPAWDIMEAVPFVVDAALTACSHGKLSPRELATGLKDLADFLPASLATIVSYFSAEVTRGVWKPAFMNGTDWPSPAANLSTVEENIKKIVAATGVDVPSLVAGGSFPAALPLPLAAFVSLTITYKLDKASERFLNLAGPALESLAASCPWPSMPIVAALWTQKVKRWTDFLTFSASRTVFHHNNDAVVQLLRSCFTATLGLSSSPISSNGGVGGLLGHGFGSHFTGGLSPVAPGVLYLRVYRCIKDIVLLTEEILSLLMLSVKEIAVSIVSKERSDKLKKTKYGMRYGQVSLASAMKRVEVAAALGATLVWLSGGSGLIQSLIQEMLPSWFLSVHDLDQEGGTGGIVYKLGGYALAYFAVLSGMFAWGINSTPVSKRRPRVIESHMEFIASALDGKISLGCDWALWRAYVSGFLGLVVECAPCWVLEVELEVLKRLSRGLRQWSEEDLALALLQMGKVEAMGAAAEMILANE
- the LOC105045383 gene encoding mediator of RNA polymerase II transcription subunit 33A isoform X3, giving the protein MSPPRRGTGSTSELMAVAEAAGLPWDGVAELTKAAQEKGCDPTVWVAHVSSALAAAGAPRPSPELSHLLVSHLCWANNVPLAWKYVERALAANLASPMLLLALLSTRVIPSRHSRPAAYRLYMELVRRHAFSFASQINGSNFKKIMASIDDVLHLSRTFGIQACEPGVLVVEYVFFVVWQLLDATLDDEGLLELIPDKKSKWAARPQDMEIDGEGICDEKRNEHNEKLQKINSVMAIELIVHFLQHKVTSSLLSLACGNMPSHWGVFTQSLSLLATNSSALWNSTITVEAVQRLVLDNCNKFGRQCKLSRHQEFCTLISSGSLKYPGGYCHGFSHSALWIPIDLYLEDCIDLSVAATNAIEILSGLVKALQAANGTSWHDAFLGLWMASLRLVQREREPHEGPVPHLDTRLCMLLSITTLSIADIIEEEEVSLIDEAENNNQWSDKAVGGKRRKELVSSLQVLGDYESLLVPPPSVISAANQAAAKAMMSVSGLPVGNGYLESINLHDKTINCTGNMWHLIVEACISRNLLETSAYYWPGYVNGQINQIPPTMPTQVPGWSALMNGAPLTTSMINALAATPASSLAELEKIFEITISGSDDDKVSAATILCGASLIRGWNIQEHTVRFVVKLLSPPVPVDYCGSESHLISHSPMLNVVLTGISCVDCVQVFSFHGLVPELAGALMAICEVFGSCVPNVSWTLSTGEEITAHSVFSNAFILLLRLWKFNHPPLEYCIMGDGAPVGSQLTPEYLLLLRNAKILSPSNVTKNRNSERRLPASISSSSMHPIFVDSFPKLKIWYRQHQACLASTLSGLVHGTPVHQNVDALLNMMFKKIKRGTNQSIGSGTSGSSSLSSSSGPGSDDSSVRPKLPAWDIMEAVPFVVDAALTACSHGKLSPRELATGLKDLADFLPASLATIVSYFSAEVTRGVWKPAFMNGTDWPSPAANLSTVEENIKKIVAATGVDVPSLVAGMSCISMIKVLNPVKQKYLCFSIEWDASLSRLVPTIVLIMHFDGYPPSFSASFYSLFFIFFSFFSFFSSTFLSFSSPFFSFFSFFLSFHFFSFLHPFFLSSFFFSPYIDGFQNPKPVPISFSHKNRTGRPGHPPSHRDIKPCL